The following coding sequences lie in one Thalassoglobus polymorphus genomic window:
- a CDS encoding carbonic anhydrase family protein, protein MLHFSNRLVIGGLLCVLFFGCTQKPSDSTRTDDQGSATTLDVTPRIERVLTREERDQLTPDDVIKILKEGNQRFVSGTLTSRDHSQQARKAALGQHPKAVILSCLDSRIPVEDAFDRGIGDVFVARVAGNFENTDILGSMEFGCKVVGAKLILVLGHEHCGAIKGAIDNVELGNITAMLSNIRPAVEHFADYKGEKTGENDEFVHMVTEQNVRMTMANIRAKSPILNEMVSNGELKIVGGIYNMETGTVTFLE, encoded by the coding sequence ATGCTCCATTTTTCGAATCGACTCGTAATTGGAGGATTGCTCTGCGTCCTCTTTTTCGGCTGTACGCAGAAACCGTCTGACTCGACTCGCACAGATGATCAGGGTTCCGCCACGACTCTCGACGTCACGCCCCGTATCGAGAGGGTCTTGACGAGAGAAGAGCGCGACCAGCTGACGCCCGACGATGTGATCAAGATTCTCAAGGAAGGCAACCAGCGGTTTGTGTCGGGCACGCTGACGAGCAGAGACCATTCTCAACAAGCCCGTAAGGCAGCACTCGGCCAACATCCAAAGGCTGTGATCCTCTCCTGTCTTGATTCGCGAATTCCAGTTGAAGATGCGTTCGACCGTGGGATTGGGGACGTGTTCGTCGCAAGGGTTGCCGGCAATTTCGAGAACACTGATATCCTCGGAAGCATGGAATTTGGCTGTAAAGTCGTCGGTGCCAAACTCATCCTGGTCCTTGGCCACGAACACTGCGGTGCGATCAAGGGAGCGATTGACAACGTCGAGCTTGGCAATATCACAGCGATGCTCAGTAACATCCGCCCAGCCGTCGAACACTTCGCTGATTACAAGGGAGAAAAAACGGGTGAGAACGATGAGTTTGTGCACATGGTTACCGAACAGAACGTCCGCATGACGATGGCAAACATTCGAGCGAAAAGCCCAATTCTTAATGAAATGGTCTCAAACGGAGAGCTCAAAATCGTCGGCGGAATCTACAATATGGAGACCGGAACAGTCACATTTCTTGAATAG
- a CDS encoding DUF3565 domain-containing protein: protein MKQPIVGYHQDEEDHWVAELKCGHNQHVRHDPPLVSRPWVESESGRESMLGFELNCKKCDLNAPADNK, encoded by the coding sequence ATGAAGCAACCTATCGTTGGATACCATCAAGACGAAGAAGACCACTGGGTTGCGGAGCTAAAATGCGGCCACAATCAACACGTTCGGCATGACCCACCGCTGGTCAGTAGACCTTGGGTTGAATCAGAATCAGGTCGAGAATCGATGCTCGGTTTCGAACTGAATTGTAAGAAATGTGATTTAAACGCCCCAGCAGACAACAAGTAA
- a CDS encoding NAD(P)/FAD-dependent oxidoreductase, whose product MVQKHQVVVIGGGFGGLETARRLRRVDVAVTLVDRRNFHLFQPLLYQVATGGLSPANIASPLRSILRRQKNCQILMGEVIGFHARQKQVVLRDKVLSYDTLVLAAGAGPSYFGNDGWKTYAPPLKTIEDATSIRGRIYTSFELAENETDPERRKELLTFVVIGGGPTGVELAGALADISHHTLVHDFRHINPKEARIILVEAGGAILSTYPSKLTQSAARKVQELGIEIRMHTMVTGIEKDRIELKTPSGVEHIATHTVMWAAGVKPNPLSQALASEIGIDCHKSGRIPVNSQLNIEGHPDLFVIGDIAHCEDHDGKPLPGVAPVAIQQGRYVARTIQVRLRGDLEPEPFRYQNRGSMATIGRKAAVAEIGKFTFSGFFAWLLWLLIHLMQIVQFQNRLLVFFQWSYSYFTYNRSARLITQPSSERAQDLPADSKES is encoded by the coding sequence ATGGTCCAAAAGCATCAAGTCGTTGTCATTGGTGGAGGCTTTGGCGGATTGGAAACAGCTCGCCGGCTACGGAGAGTCGATGTTGCTGTCACACTGGTCGACCGCAGGAACTTTCACCTCTTTCAACCGTTGCTGTATCAAGTCGCAACTGGTGGGCTCTCGCCTGCGAATATCGCTTCGCCTCTTCGGTCCATCCTCAGGCGGCAAAAAAACTGCCAGATCCTGATGGGTGAAGTCATAGGTTTTCATGCCAGGCAGAAGCAAGTTGTTCTTCGTGACAAAGTTCTCTCGTACGACACACTGGTCCTCGCCGCTGGAGCGGGGCCGAGTTATTTCGGGAATGATGGCTGGAAAACGTACGCTCCTCCTTTGAAGACGATCGAAGATGCGACATCCATTCGCGGACGAATCTACACAAGTTTCGAACTGGCAGAGAATGAAACTGACCCTGAACGACGCAAAGAACTCTTAACGTTCGTCGTGATTGGAGGAGGCCCGACAGGTGTCGAACTGGCTGGCGCTCTGGCTGATATTTCTCACCACACGCTGGTCCATGACTTTAGACATATCAATCCGAAAGAAGCCCGGATCATTCTCGTCGAAGCGGGCGGAGCGATTCTCTCGACCTATCCCTCGAAGCTGACACAAAGTGCCGCTCGAAAGGTTCAAGAATTAGGAATCGAAATCCGGATGCACACAATGGTCACCGGAATCGAAAAAGACCGAATCGAGCTGAAAACACCTTCAGGCGTCGAGCATATTGCAACACACACTGTGATGTGGGCAGCGGGAGTTAAACCCAATCCGTTGAGTCAGGCCCTCGCCAGCGAGATCGGGATCGACTGCCACAAGTCCGGACGCATCCCTGTGAACTCACAACTCAATATCGAAGGTCACCCGGATCTCTTCGTGATCGGTGATATTGCTCATTGCGAAGATCACGACGGAAAGCCGCTTCCCGGTGTCGCACCCGTCGCCATTCAGCAGGGCAGGTACGTCGCGAGAACCATTCAAGTTCGCTTGCGTGGAGACTTGGAGCCTGAACCTTTCAGATATCAAAATCGAGGTTCAATGGCGACGATCGGACGAAAGGCGGCAGTCGCGGAGATCGGAAAATTCACTTTCAGCGGATTCTTTGCATGGTTGCTGTGGCTGCTTATTCACTTGATGCAGATCGTGCAATTCCAGAACCGACTACTCGTCTTTTTTCAGTGGAGCTACAGCTACTTCACTTACAACCGATCCGCCCGGTTAATCACGCAGCCAAGCTCAGAGCGCGCTCAAGATCTCCCTGCAGATTCAAAAGAGAGCTGA
- a CDS encoding heavy metal translocating P-type ATPase encodes MAIDPICGMEVDEKTGRKSVVGGEPVYFCSEHCQKKYLSEQSQETQPSASGLEVMESCCSTDAEPAPVESSPDAGCCGAPEETSPVAEAAEQDSQGKDCCHGGGDAQANVNASSEAKYICPMCPGIESDKPGDCSKCGMALERNPSFKGASQKTIYICPMHPEVEQESPGDCPICGMDLEPKTIRVDDEDDDHELTSMTRRFWVSVALSVPIMILAMGPMLGIPLDRIVSTTVSHWLQFILATPVFFWCGWSFLVRGIRSLKTGHLNMFTLISMGTAAAYFFSLFAILFPHLIPKSFYEHGSVPVYFEAATMITALVLLGQVLELRARKQTSGAIRELMSLTPETARVVRDGQEKIVPLDEVVQGDRIRIVPGDKIPVDGKVTSGSSRVDEAMITGEPVPVLKETGDEVIGGTVNETGSFEMEAEKVGSETTLSRIVEMVANAQRSRAPIQKLADTVSSYFVPTVIAVSILTFILWAIFGPAEAKLGYAFVNAVAVLVIACPCALGLATPMSIMVGVGRGAQEGVLIKDAESLEVLEKVDYLIVDKTGTLTEGRPKLTRTVSLTNLNEDELIAVVAAVEKQSEHPLGQAIIEAASERGLQLSTVESFDSSTGLGVSGTVDGQKILIGSSSFLSDRNVTGVSESEEQANELRRDGNTVIHVSIDGTLAGLMAIKDPIKESTHDAVRGLHELGLKIAMLTGDNEVTARHVADQLDIDEVQAGVSPEEKHQRVQQLQKEGKRVAMAGDGINDAPALAASNVGIAMGTGTDVAIESAGVTLVKGDLRGIEKAIRLSRATMKNIRQNLFFAFFYNALGVPIAAGLLYPFFGLLLSPMIAAAAMSMSSVSVIANALRLRTTQFRE; translated from the coding sequence ATGGCAATCGATCCAATATGCGGAATGGAAGTTGACGAAAAAACTGGCAGGAAATCGGTTGTTGGTGGCGAACCGGTCTACTTTTGCAGCGAGCATTGTCAGAAAAAATACTTGAGTGAGCAGTCGCAGGAAACACAACCTTCGGCAAGCGGCCTGGAAGTGATGGAGAGTTGCTGCTCAACCGATGCGGAACCGGCCCCTGTTGAATCCTCGCCAGATGCTGGCTGTTGTGGAGCCCCCGAAGAAACGTCTCCAGTTGCCGAGGCTGCGGAGCAAGATTCCCAAGGGAAGGACTGCTGCCACGGCGGGGGAGACGCTCAGGCGAATGTAAATGCTTCCAGTGAAGCGAAGTACATTTGTCCGATGTGCCCGGGAATCGAAAGCGACAAGCCGGGTGATTGCTCGAAGTGCGGAATGGCACTGGAGCGGAATCCATCTTTCAAGGGGGCAAGCCAGAAGACGATCTATATCTGCCCGATGCATCCAGAGGTCGAGCAGGAAAGCCCGGGGGATTGTCCGATCTGCGGGATGGATCTCGAACCAAAGACGATCCGTGTCGATGATGAAGATGACGATCACGAGTTAACCTCGATGACACGGCGATTTTGGGTTTCAGTCGCGTTGTCGGTCCCCATTATGATCCTGGCGATGGGTCCGATGCTCGGCATCCCGCTGGATCGAATTGTCTCAACGACAGTCTCTCATTGGTTGCAATTCATCTTGGCGACACCAGTCTTCTTCTGGTGCGGTTGGTCATTCCTGGTTCGCGGAATACGGTCTTTAAAAACCGGTCACTTGAACATGTTCACATTGATTTCAATGGGGACAGCGGCGGCCTATTTCTTCAGCCTCTTCGCCATTCTCTTCCCGCATTTGATTCCGAAAAGCTTCTACGAGCATGGAAGCGTTCCGGTCTACTTTGAAGCAGCAACCATGATTACTGCTCTGGTTTTACTGGGACAGGTGTTGGAACTCAGGGCAAGGAAGCAGACCAGTGGTGCGATTCGCGAATTGATGTCACTCACGCCTGAGACAGCCCGCGTGGTGAGAGACGGTCAGGAAAAAATTGTCCCACTCGATGAAGTCGTCCAGGGCGATCGAATTCGGATCGTTCCCGGAGACAAAATCCCGGTTGATGGCAAAGTGACCAGTGGGAGTAGCCGTGTCGATGAAGCGATGATCACTGGAGAACCGGTCCCTGTCCTGAAGGAAACCGGAGATGAAGTCATCGGTGGAACAGTGAACGAAACGGGTTCCTTCGAAATGGAAGCCGAAAAAGTGGGAAGCGAAACGACGCTCTCACGGATCGTTGAAATGGTGGCAAACGCCCAGCGAAGCCGCGCCCCCATTCAGAAACTGGCGGACACTGTCTCCAGCTACTTTGTTCCCACTGTGATTGCCGTTTCGATTCTCACCTTTATTCTGTGGGCAATTTTCGGTCCCGCCGAAGCGAAGCTCGGCTACGCCTTCGTTAATGCGGTGGCTGTGCTTGTCATCGCTTGTCCGTGTGCGTTGGGGCTGGCAACACCAATGTCCATCATGGTCGGAGTCGGACGTGGTGCTCAGGAAGGGGTACTGATTAAAGATGCAGAATCGCTCGAAGTTCTTGAAAAGGTCGACTATTTAATTGTCGACAAAACAGGAACGCTCACTGAGGGACGTCCGAAACTGACGAGAACAGTCTCACTCACTAATCTGAACGAAGATGAATTGATCGCGGTTGTGGCTGCTGTTGAAAAGCAGAGTGAGCACCCGCTGGGTCAGGCGATCATCGAAGCTGCTTCTGAACGTGGATTACAACTTTCAACAGTTGAGTCCTTCGACTCATCGACAGGACTTGGAGTTTCGGGAACGGTCGATGGTCAAAAAATTCTGATCGGTAGCTCATCGTTCCTTTCTGATCGAAATGTGACTGGCGTTTCTGAATCGGAAGAGCAGGCAAATGAGCTCCGGCGCGATGGTAATACGGTGATTCATGTTTCTATTGATGGTACGCTCGCGGGGTTGATGGCGATTAAAGATCCGATTAAAGAATCGACTCATGATGCTGTGAGAGGATTACACGAGCTTGGCCTGAAAATCGCGATGCTTACAGGTGACAACGAAGTGACAGCCCGTCATGTTGCTGATCAACTCGACATCGACGAAGTTCAGGCGGGGGTCAGTCCGGAAGAAAAACATCAGCGAGTACAGCAACTTCAAAAGGAAGGAAAGAGAGTCGCCATGGCGGGTGATGGAATCAACGACGCACCAGCGCTGGCTGCTTCCAATGTTGGCATCGCGATGGGAACCGGAACCGATGTCGCGATCGAAAGTGCAGGCGTCACACTGGTCAAGGGAGACCTGCGCGGAATTGAGAAGGCCATTCGCCTCAGCCGGGCAACAATGAAGAACATTCGCCAAAACCTGTTCTTTGCATTCTTCTACAATGCCTTGGGGGTTCCCATTGCAGCAGGGCTTTTATACCCATTCTTCGGACTCCTCCTCAGCCCCATGATCGCAGCGGCAGCAATGAGTATGAGTTCGGTTTCCGTGATTGCGAACGCCTTGCGATTGCGAACCACTCAATTTCGTGAATAG
- a CDS encoding carboxylesterase family protein has protein sequence MHSIRACLLVGLLIGLQPHLAVAQPQPLSDTGLSNGSGSKTGQPLNLPTGFTQETFRDDQGEHRYLLFTPSDYTPDKKWPVVLFLHGAGEKGTDGILPIAAGLGTALSENPHQKFLAVFPQNENIRGRHLTSWLADTQESQRALKILEQVEAKFSVDASQRVLAGWSMGGYGAWSLAAANPNHWARVLAISGGEVEPPLSLSKLAESKVPVWAIHGNEDALIPFGHSVDLIEKLNAQGGNGTATIVEGVGHDVWRYAFANQKLMHWLADAKTSQPLEALQLDSLEPLPSRSPFYVEQFTQLEVLPDTISLRMGNDALEVVAQGISDVIPSTALSGKLDDIERQFSSGGETIEVKLSNIEFECNVVGSELKGISGGRFLTRFELNPLRLKIGSTSLKAGAVSASTGAFHIDLGHRRPVLLEVEIQPNVNGSGLELTPLRQRFSIADNNWHITPPTEVTVHGGDYTKANIVTGVVGGLYLQKAQIEKAVLGVVPSLMKVVEEGLKSRETPRLARLLWPLPVLVPDMSIAPSQVRTDKNGLSLVFDMQVRTGLGVHTQDESTSPVQPFAVADLSSSRKLNFGLALSAINTLGDFAIQDGLAYVNVQDLPSQQLADLAEPDVLHRLFPDDVKVDDTDWNVGLRLIKSFKIQAVPQENRPDELLIEIEVPHARLEAARQNTQEGLNIDFSLKQQIQLTTLKTDGIPSALIITWLPNPEVKAQRQNMNRTAQYDEFETTFKTAWTEWTQSQSGAERPIPQMKFGSSALTLESFLIQNQIAELTFGPISGVKSGESSAVASE, from the coding sequence ATGCATTCCATCCGAGCCTGTCTTCTCGTCGGGCTTCTGATTGGATTGCAACCTCACTTGGCGGTCGCACAACCGCAGCCATTGAGTGATACGGGATTATCGAATGGCTCAGGCTCAAAAACCGGGCAGCCTTTGAATCTTCCGACTGGTTTCACACAAGAAACTTTTCGCGATGATCAGGGAGAGCATCGCTACCTTCTATTCACCCCGAGTGATTACACCCCGGATAAAAAATGGCCGGTCGTACTCTTTCTGCACGGTGCGGGAGAGAAAGGAACTGATGGGATTCTCCCCATCGCAGCTGGATTAGGGACTGCTCTTTCAGAAAACCCGCACCAGAAGTTTCTCGCCGTCTTTCCGCAGAACGAAAACATACGAGGACGACATCTCACCAGTTGGCTCGCCGATACTCAAGAGAGCCAGCGTGCTCTAAAAATACTGGAGCAGGTCGAAGCAAAATTCTCGGTTGACGCTTCCCAGCGAGTGCTCGCAGGTTGGTCAATGGGAGGATACGGAGCTTGGAGTCTGGCAGCTGCGAACCCAAATCACTGGGCGCGAGTGCTTGCCATCTCTGGGGGAGAAGTGGAGCCCCCGCTCTCGCTTTCCAAACTTGCCGAAAGCAAGGTTCCTGTGTGGGCAATCCATGGTAACGAAGACGCGCTGATTCCTTTCGGGCATTCCGTAGATCTCATCGAAAAGCTGAATGCGCAAGGAGGAAACGGGACAGCCACAATTGTGGAAGGAGTCGGACACGATGTCTGGCGATATGCTTTCGCGAACCAGAAACTCATGCACTGGCTCGCTGACGCGAAGACCAGCCAGCCATTGGAAGCCCTGCAACTCGACTCACTGGAGCCGCTTCCATCACGAAGCCCATTTTATGTCGAACAGTTCACGCAACTCGAAGTCCTGCCAGACACCATTTCTCTGCGAATGGGCAATGACGCACTCGAAGTCGTTGCACAAGGGATTTCAGACGTCATCCCGTCGACAGCTCTCTCAGGAAAGTTGGACGACATCGAACGCCAGTTCAGTTCCGGCGGAGAGACGATCGAAGTAAAACTCTCCAACATCGAGTTCGAATGCAATGTTGTGGGTAGCGAACTCAAAGGGATTTCCGGGGGTCGGTTCTTAACGCGATTCGAACTAAATCCTCTTCGCCTGAAAATCGGCAGCACATCGCTGAAGGCGGGAGCCGTCTCTGCATCGACCGGAGCATTCCATATTGATCTGGGACATCGAAGACCAGTGCTCCTCGAAGTTGAGATTCAACCCAACGTCAACGGATCTGGACTGGAACTTACGCCGCTTCGCCAACGGTTTTCCATTGCCGACAATAACTGGCATATCACTCCTCCCACAGAAGTTACTGTCCACGGAGGCGACTACACAAAAGCGAACATTGTGACCGGAGTCGTCGGCGGGCTGTACCTTCAGAAAGCTCAAATTGAAAAAGCTGTCCTGGGTGTGGTTCCTTCACTCATGAAAGTGGTTGAAGAAGGACTCAAGTCCCGAGAGACTCCGAGACTCGCAAGATTGCTGTGGCCGTTGCCGGTCCTTGTGCCGGATATGAGCATCGCCCCCAGCCAGGTCCGCACAGACAAAAACGGACTCTCATTGGTCTTTGACATGCAGGTTCGCACTGGTCTCGGTGTTCATACGCAAGACGAGTCCACTTCTCCAGTTCAACCGTTCGCGGTGGCAGATTTGTCTTCGTCTCGCAAACTGAATTTCGGCCTCGCTTTAAGTGCCATTAACACTCTCGGCGATTTTGCAATTCAGGATGGTCTGGCCTATGTGAATGTTCAGGATCTCCCGAGTCAACAATTAGCAGACCTAGCCGAACCGGATGTGCTGCACCGCCTGTTCCCGGATGATGTCAAAGTTGACGACACCGACTGGAACGTTGGGCTGCGACTCATCAAGTCGTTCAAGATTCAAGCTGTCCCGCAAGAGAACCGCCCGGATGAACTGCTAATTGAAATTGAAGTCCCGCATGCCAGACTCGAGGCTGCTCGGCAAAATACCCAAGAAGGCTTAAACATCGATTTTTCGCTGAAGCAACAGATTCAGCTTACGACGCTGAAAACAGATGGAATCCCAAGTGCCTTGATTATCACCTGGCTTCCAAACCCTGAGGTCAAAGCTCAGCGACAAAACATGAATCGAACGGCTCAGTATGACGAGTTCGAAACGACCTTCAAAACGGCATGGACCGAATGGACTCAGTCGCAATCAGGTGCTGAACGTCCTATTCCTCAAATGAAGTTCGGCTCTTCTGCTCTCACACTGGAATCATTTCTCATTCAGAACCAGATTGCCGAGCTCACGTTCGGCCCCATCTCTGGAGTGAAGAGCGGCGAATCGTCTGCAGTTGCCAGCGAGTGA
- a CDS encoding glycosyltransferase family 4 protein: MNVAHIITRLILGGAQENTLHNVEDQHDIHGDDVCLITGPAEGPEGSLIPRAREGRFRLEVLPEMKRSIRPLDDWRAYRRLIRLLREIQPDLIHTHSSKAGILGRYAARKLKIPVVHSIHGAAFHFGQPKIAYKAYVAAEKAVSGWTRKYICVADAMRDAYVAEGISTPEKYITIQSGFDVEPFLNPPVSREQVRRQFGFSDDHIVVGKIGRLFHLKGHEFLIESATEVINQNPNVRYLFVGDGILRDQYEASIKEAGLSDFFRFSGLVPTSEIPQLMHAMDIVAHTSQWEGLARVLPQGLISGKPVISYDVGGAREVVIPGETGFLLPQDSIKELTIAILDLAANPELRERFGSAGRDRFTDLFRHEVMTERIREVYQDVLSQSQSQ, encoded by the coding sequence GTGAATGTCGCCCATATCATTACCCGACTCATTCTGGGGGGAGCTCAGGAGAACACGCTTCATAATGTTGAAGATCAACACGACATTCATGGAGATGATGTCTGCTTGATCACCGGGCCAGCGGAAGGCCCTGAAGGGTCACTTATTCCAAGGGCAAGAGAAGGTCGTTTCAGGCTGGAAGTCCTGCCTGAAATGAAGCGTAGCATCCGGCCGCTCGATGACTGGCGTGCGTACAGGCGGTTGATTCGGCTGCTTCGAGAAATTCAACCCGACCTCATTCATACTCACAGCTCCAAGGCTGGCATTCTTGGTCGCTACGCTGCGAGAAAACTTAAGATCCCGGTTGTTCATTCAATCCACGGGGCAGCCTTCCATTTCGGGCAACCCAAAATCGCCTACAAGGCATACGTGGCCGCGGAGAAAGCTGTCTCGGGGTGGACTCGCAAATATATTTGCGTTGCCGATGCGATGCGAGACGCCTATGTGGCAGAGGGGATTTCAACCCCCGAGAAGTACATCACCATCCAGAGCGGGTTTGACGTCGAACCGTTTCTGAACCCGCCGGTTTCAAGAGAACAGGTTCGTCGGCAATTCGGATTCAGCGATGACCATATTGTCGTCGGAAAAATTGGTCGCCTTTTTCATCTGAAAGGGCACGAATTTTTAATTGAATCCGCGACCGAAGTGATTAATCAGAATCCAAACGTACGCTATCTATTCGTCGGCGACGGGATTCTTCGCGACCAGTATGAAGCGAGTATCAAGGAAGCTGGTCTTTCAGATTTCTTTCGTTTCTCCGGACTCGTTCCTACAAGTGAAATCCCTCAACTGATGCATGCGATGGACATCGTCGCACATACCAGTCAATGGGAAGGCTTGGCCCGCGTGTTGCCTCAAGGGTTGATCTCCGGCAAGCCGGTGATTTCATACGACGTCGGCGGAGCCCGAGAAGTTGTTATCCCCGGTGAGACAGGATTTTTATTGCCTCAAGATTCCATCAAGGAACTAACGATCGCAATTCTCGATCTTGCCGCCAATCCAGAACTTCGAGAGCGATTCGGCTCGGCAGGACGCGATCGATTTACTGATCTATTCCGACACGAAGTGATGACAGAGCGTATTCGTGAGGTTTATCAAGATGTTCTGAGCCAGAGCCAGAGTCAGTGA
- the rseP gene encoding RIP metalloprotease RseP, with protein sequence MDFIDFTLLSFLDGSSLLNILIAAAGLGMVIFFHELGHFLVAKWCDVNVERFSIGFGQPILARKWGETEYWLSWIPFGGYVKMLGQDDMDPGQMTDDEVAEDPRSYSAKSVPQRMAIISAGVIMNIITGFLFFVIAFSSGVETTDRVVGNVEVGMPGWTNGLRMGDTITSINGRVVENFEDILRGTALSRGAIRLEGFHEDDSKFDITLTPAKEGIVRQIGLRPNNSTTVHTFAKPEEFSIKLPGTATADVDFQPGDTIESVNGTAIEDYTQLVDVLHETAAETLDVGVRRKGKSAETVHLKVPPQQFVGFGMRMWIGKVEAVRKDSPAEKAGLKVGDQIAKIIEDGVEAGTTDGGEDALETAHDPFRLTEYFSERAGKEVTVVVSREVKGGSPEEVELKIVPESRPAWSEPPLSPASLLSIPSIGVGYNLMHSVYSVDEGSVAAEHGIQKRDQLLKITLKQKEGAKPDRIGEKSYAIEIRENNVAYAFWLIQEFGRSRSVEFEIKRADGEKPVIVQMDPQPIEGWYMPTVRGLVLTSEMTTQSADSLQGAIGMAGRYTVTSMEDIYLTLRGLIMGSISHKGLSGPLRIAGMAFGFADLGIGHFLRFLGLISINLAVINFLPIPVLDGGHMVFLIWEGILRRKPPERVVNFAHLVGFVLILSMMGFVMYQDVVSMWIS encoded by the coding sequence TTGGACTTCATCGACTTCACACTCCTCTCCTTCCTTGACGGCTCCTCGCTGCTGAACATATTGATCGCAGCTGCTGGCTTAGGGATGGTCATTTTCTTCCACGAATTGGGGCACTTCCTTGTCGCCAAATGGTGTGACGTTAATGTCGAGAGATTCAGCATCGGCTTCGGCCAACCAATTCTCGCCCGGAAATGGGGCGAAACTGAATATTGGCTGAGTTGGATTCCCTTCGGTGGCTACGTGAAGATGCTGGGGCAGGATGACATGGACCCCGGGCAAATGACCGATGATGAGGTCGCGGAGGATCCACGTTCCTACTCGGCGAAATCTGTCCCGCAACGGATGGCTATCATCTCCGCCGGGGTGATCATGAACATCATCACCGGGTTTCTGTTTTTTGTTATCGCCTTCAGCTCAGGCGTGGAGACGACAGATCGCGTTGTCGGAAATGTTGAAGTCGGCATGCCCGGCTGGACGAACGGCCTGCGGATGGGAGATACGATTACATCCATCAATGGACGTGTCGTCGAGAACTTTGAAGATATTCTCCGTGGGACCGCTCTTTCACGCGGTGCGATTCGGCTGGAAGGTTTTCATGAAGATGATTCCAAGTTTGATATCACACTCACTCCGGCAAAAGAAGGAATCGTTCGGCAAATCGGACTTCGCCCCAATAACAGCACCACAGTCCACACATTTGCGAAACCCGAAGAGTTCTCCATCAAATTGCCTGGAACCGCCACAGCGGATGTGGATTTTCAACCGGGGGACACCATTGAGTCCGTCAACGGCACTGCCATCGAGGATTACACACAATTAGTTGATGTTCTTCACGAAACCGCTGCAGAAACTCTCGATGTTGGAGTTCGTCGAAAAGGGAAGTCAGCGGAAACCGTTCATCTGAAAGTCCCACCGCAACAGTTTGTTGGTTTCGGTATGAGAATGTGGATCGGCAAAGTTGAGGCGGTCCGCAAAGACTCCCCCGCTGAAAAAGCCGGGCTCAAAGTCGGCGACCAGATTGCCAAAATCATTGAGGACGGAGTTGAAGCCGGAACGACAGATGGTGGTGAGGACGCACTGGAGACAGCTCACGATCCATTCCGATTGACTGAATATTTCTCTGAGCGAGCAGGCAAAGAGGTCACAGTCGTTGTCTCTCGCGAAGTCAAAGGTGGGTCACCGGAAGAAGTTGAACTGAAAATTGTTCCTGAAAGCCGACCAGCCTGGTCGGAGCCTCCACTCTCGCCGGCAAGTCTGCTTTCGATCCCCAGTATCGGGGTCGGGTACAACTTGATGCACAGCGTGTACTCTGTTGACGAAGGTAGCGTGGCAGCCGAGCATGGCATTCAAAAGCGTGATCAGTTACTGAAGATCACACTGAAGCAGAAAGAAGGCGCCAAACCGGATCGAATTGGGGAGAAATCGTACGCCATTGAAATTCGTGAGAATAACGTCGCTTACGCCTTCTGGTTGATTCAGGAATTCGGAAGAAGCCGTAGCGTCGAATTCGAAATCAAACGAGCAGATGGCGAAAAGCCTGTGATTGTGCAGATGGACCCGCAGCCCATCGAAGGCTGGTACATGCCGACTGTCCGTGGACTTGTGCTCACTTCCGAAATGACAACACAGTCTGCGGACTCACTTCAGGGGGCGATCGGAATGGCTGGTCGCTATACCGTGACTTCCATGGAAGATATCTACCTCACTCTTAGAGGTTTGATCATGGGATCAATTTCACATAAAGGTCTGAGTGGACCACTACGAATCGCTGGTATGGCGTTCGGTTTTGCCGATCTCGGGATTGGACACTTCCTGCGATTCCTGGGGTTGATCAGTATTAACCTGGCGGTCATCAACTTTCTGCCAATTCCCGTTCTGGACGGTGGGCACATGGTGTTCCTCATCTGGGAAGGGATTTTACGAAGAAAACCGCCAGAACGTGTCGTCAACTTTGCTCACCTCGTCGGCTTTGTCCTCATCCTCAGTATGATGGGCTTCGTCATGTATCAGGACGTCGTCAGCATGTGGATCAGTTAA